One Halobacterium sp. DL1 DNA window includes the following coding sequences:
- the egsA gene encoding glycerol-1-phosphate dehydrogenase (enantiomeric glycerophosphate synthase; catalyzes the production of glycerone phosphate from sn-glycerol-1-phosphate; important for the production of archaeal stereospecific glycerophosphate backbone of phospholipids), with translation MFEKSKWISLPRNVVVGHGVLDQTREVVADTHLTGRPLVVTSPTPKEVAADRIVAQFAEAGDDPELVVVEEATFDAVEDVLEVARGCDAGYLVGVGGGKPIDIAKMASDHLGTAFVSVPTAASHDGIVSGRGSVPEGDTRHSVAAAPPVAVVADTGVIADAPWALTTAGCADIISNYTAVKDWRLANRLQNVPYSEYAGSLSQMTAEMLVDNADAIKPELEESAWVVVKALVSSGVAMSIAGSSRPASGSEHLFSHQLDRIAPGKALHGHQVGVGSILAEYLHSGEQGEWRAVRDALASLDAPTTADGLGVTDEEVLEALTSAHEIRDRYTILGGGISEPAAREVARKTGVI, from the coding sequence ATGTTCGAGAAGTCGAAGTGGATCAGCCTCCCGCGGAACGTCGTCGTCGGGCACGGCGTGCTCGACCAGACGCGGGAGGTCGTCGCCGACACCCACCTCACGGGGCGGCCGCTCGTGGTGACGAGCCCCACTCCGAAGGAGGTGGCCGCCGACCGCATCGTCGCGCAGTTCGCCGAGGCGGGCGACGACCCCGAACTTGTTGTCGTCGAGGAGGCGACCTTCGACGCCGTCGAGGATGTCCTCGAGGTCGCTCGCGGCTGTGACGCGGGCTACCTCGTCGGCGTCGGCGGCGGCAAACCCATCGACATCGCGAAGATGGCGAGTGACCACCTCGGCACCGCGTTCGTCAGCGTGCCCACGGCGGCGAGTCACGACGGCATCGTCTCCGGGCGGGGCTCCGTTCCGGAGGGCGACACCCGCCACTCCGTCGCCGCCGCGCCGCCCGTCGCCGTCGTCGCGGACACGGGCGTCATCGCGGACGCACCCTGGGCGCTCACCACCGCGGGCTGTGCGGACATAATCTCCAACTACACCGCGGTGAAGGACTGGCGGCTCGCGAACCGCCTCCAGAACGTCCCCTACAGTGAGTACGCGGGGTCGCTCAGCCAGATGACGGCAGAGATGCTCGTCGACAACGCCGACGCCATCAAGCCGGAACTGGAGGAGTCCGCGTGGGTGGTCGTGAAGGCGCTGGTCTCCTCGGGCGTCGCGATGTCCATCGCCGGCTCCTCCCGGCCCGCATCGGGAAGCGAGCACCTGTTCAGCCACCAGCTCGACCGCATCGCGCCGGGGAAGGCCCTCCACGGACACCAGGTCGGCGTCGGCTCCATCCTCGCGGAGTACCTCCACTCCGGCGAGCAGGGCGAGTGGCGCGCGGTCCGGGACGCGCTCGCCAGCCTCGACGCACCGACGACCGCAGACGGCCTCGGCGTCACCGACGAGGAGGTCCTGGAGGCGCTCACCTCCGCCCACGAGATACGGGACCGCTACACGATTCTCGGCGGCGGCATCAGCGAACCCGCCGCCCGCGAAGTGGCCCGGAAGACCGGCGTCATCTGA